GGAAAAACGGATAAAAGACCATTCTAGTCTATTAAAAGCTTTTTCGAGGTctatttttatcattatatttcctttttttccttcttgttttttAAAGGAGTGCATGATTTTTTGAACAAGGATAATGTTGTCAGCTGCCTTACGGCCTTTTAGGAAGCTGCTTTGAGTTGGATTGATTAATTTGGGAAGGAGTTTAATTCTATTAACGATGATCTTAGTGATGATCTTATATATTGTATTGCAAAGGCCAATTGGTCTATATTGGTGTATGGATTCTGGAAAGATGGTCTTAGGAATTATAGTTAAATTAGATTTATTAATTTCGGGAGGAATTATATGTGTAGGGAAGGCTTGTTGGCAGGTATGGATTACAGCTTGCTTTGTTTCAGACcagaatttttggaagaaaattaGGTGTAGGCCATCCGGTCCATGAGCTTTGAGAGGTTTGAATGAGTTAACTGAATTTATGATCTCTGAAGTAGTTAAGGGTCTTTGTAGTGCTTGgatatcatcatttgtaagagaGTTTGAGAAGATAGGAATAACTTCGTTTTGGCATTGAGTTAGTTGAGTAGTAAAGAGGTTTTGATAGTAAGTTAGGATTGTATCGCAAATAGTTTGGATGTCAAAAGTCCAATTTCCTGGTGAGTCATGGAGATTAAGAATTCTATTTTGTCTATGTCTTATTATTGTGGAGAGATGGAAGTAGGACGTATTTGCATCTCCGTCATTTAGCCATTGGACGCGAGATTTTAATTTCCAGTATTCTTCCTCTACTCGAAGTAAGTTATTAAAGTCAGTGATTAGTTGATTTTCAAGATTGTAGtggaaataatttttattttctggTTGCATATTTTGAAGACCTTTTAACCGGGCAATTAGtatctttttttttgtaaaatatatTCCCAAAAGTGTGGATGTTCCATTCTTTAGCTAGGTCAGTGAAAGTTTTTAGTCCTTTAGAGTAATCCTGTTCTTCTAGCCAAGTGTTTGCTACAACATGTTGGAATTGGGGGTGTTGTAGCCACATTGTTTCAAATTTGAAAGTTGGAGTGGATTTGGAGTAAGGTTTGGTTAAGTTTAGGATTAGAGGGCAGTGATCGGAGTGTGTACGTGCTAGATGTTTAACAGTTGAGTCTTGGAATAATTCTAGCCATTTAGAGTTGCCATAGAATTTGGCCAGTCATTCCATGATAATAGTATTGGGATGGTTTTTGTTGTGGTTAAAATTAGGCTTATTGGTCCATGTGAATCTAGGTCCTGAAAATTCTAGGTCTACCATTTTAATATTACTAAGGTATTTATTAAATGTGGAGGATTTTTTCAAGTTAATAGGTGCTCCACCAAATTTTTCATTGGAAGTGGAGACTTCATTGAAGTCACCACATAGGAGCCATGCACAGTTATAGTGTTCATGCACTATTTGAAGATTgctccaaaatattttcctttcatTAAAATTATTACTAGCATAAACTAAGGATAGTAACCATGAAGGTGATTTATTTACCTGCATAGTGACGTGTATCTCTTGTCTTGTGATTTCTATTGGGTTGATGGCCAGTTCATGTGCTCGCCATAGAATTACTATTCCACTTGATTGTCCTTGTGCTGCAACCTGGATTAAGTCTGAATAGTTGAACTCTATGAGTAGGGCGTTGTGATCAGCTATTCTTGTTTTTGTGAGGCAGAGGATAGATGGGTTGTTCCGTGAGATTAGGAATCTGAGGTtccggcggaattctagattgTGAGCTCCCCGGCAATTCCATAGCATTATCTTCATTAAACTTTCATGTTGTGGGGTGCTCTCTTCTGGAGCTCGTGGTAATTCCAAGAACTTTAGCAAGCGAGGGGCATTGTAGAGAATTGTTGGTAGTTGCTAGTCTTGTGGCGTTGGGATCGCAAGCAAGGCCTATCTCATTTTCAATGAGAAGGGTTTTAGGCATGAATTTAATGGGTTTTCCTGGGATTTTGGTGGGATGAGAGTTAGggatattttttctatatttcttGACATGGGGGTCATCGGAGGATCTTTCGGGGTCAAGAATTTTATGAAGGTCTTCGTTAGGTTGTTGTTTCTTTTGCTAGATGGCGGTTTACCTGGTGAGGTGAAGATGTGGTTGGTAGTTGCGTGCTGTTTCAAAGGTTGTATTGGTGTTgattggggggggggaggggttgtGACAACACTGGTTGATGAGGTTGATGGGTAGGAGTGAATTATGGCTAGTAGTTGATCCGTGGGGGTGTATTCCAATAGGGAGGAAGGTGAGTTGTTTGTACTTTCCCTTGCTGATATTGGTTGAGAGGGTCCTATATTTTTCAGAGAGAGATATCCTGTTGGTGGGTTAGGTATTAGGGGGTTTGTAGAGGAATTGTATGGCGAGGCGGCGTTAATATTTGTGAATGTAGTTTCAGTAGTTGGTTAAAGGAGTTGGCCGTTGTTATTGTGTTTTAAAGTTGTGTGAACTTCTTGTTGTGGTTAAACGTGCGGTAATGTTGGTGAAAATTATCGGAACAAATATTTGGTAGGGGTTCTGTATATGGTGATGATGGTGAGGCAGTGGAATGTATTTTGTGAGGTGAGGAGTGGAGAAAGTTGTTGTTGTTTGGTGGAATGGGAGATATGTTAGGGTTGAGAATTGTTTGGCAGGGCATCATTGCTTCGCTagtgttttttgaattttgtgtgTGTGGTTCGTGCATATCTGAGGTCGGTTTTTGGGTAGCAGGATCATGGtaattgttttgttttgttagTTTCTTGTTGTTGCTTTGTTTTGGAAGTATGTATTTGGTATTTTCTTTTGGTAGTGGTGTGGCGAGTTGGGGTGGAGGATTGTATTGTTTGCAGCTAGTATGCAACGGGAGGTCACTTTGGATTGGTGTAAGTGGTGTAGACACTGATTTCGGATTAGTAGggagtttttgttttgtttgaattgGTGGAAATATTAGTAGGGGATCTTTGTCTTTTACTTGATTGTTTTCTTGTGAATCATTGGAAGTATGGGGACATGGGTGGTAGTATTATGATTGCTAGGAAGTTTTGTTTGTTTCTTATTGGTAATTGTTTTTGTTTGTATCCGTTTGGATAGTGCTTTCCTAGTTAGGGGTTGTAGGGGGGAGGGGTGATTTTGGTGTAGGGTTTTACTTAGGTCTACTGTGGGCGTGGGTGTTGGTATTTGAAATGGTAATGATAGAGATGATGATTGAGTTGGGGTAGGGTTGATTGGGGTGTTTATAGGTGGTATAGGGTGTGTTCCTGGGGTGTGGGTCCGGTGTAGAGTATTGTGTAGGAAATATGAACTGGTTTTGTAGTGGTATattatttggtttgatttgaaattTTGTGGGAGCCAGGTGGGGTATTGGGCTCAACTCGAGTGGTATTGGGGGTTTTGGGGTGGTTTTGATTCTTTGTGGTGGTTTGAGTGGCATTTTCTGATTTATTTTTGAATGTGTTTATGTTTTTTATGTAGGATACTGTTTTCCATTGGTTGAGGTAATCTTCATCACTGGGTGATGTGGTGGGGATGTCCTGTGGTTGATTTGAGGTGGAAGGAGTTGAGAATTTGGGGCACTAGTGAAGATTGTGTCCTAGGCAACCACATTTTGTGCAAATGATTGATGACTCTTCAAAGTGGATTTGTTGAGTATGTGTGCCAAGTAGGATTTCTGAGGGTAGGATTTTCCCTAGTGGTGCTAGAATACAAAGCCTAGCATATCGACCTCTAGATGCCTGGGCTGTGCATGTGTCTACTTTTATAAGAGTGCCAATGAATTCCgtaattttttttagaatttgCATGTCATAGTATTCAGTGGGTAATTCATGTAGTCGGATCCAAACTGTGGTGTAATTGGTGTGGTTGAGAGTTGGGTTGAATTTTGGTTCCCATTGCCGGAAGGTGAGATATTGTGAACCTATGAACCAAGGAccattttgtagtattttgttgAAATTAGCAGTGTGTTGAAGTTTGATGAGGTAGTAGTCGTACCCTAAGTCTATTAATTGGAGAGTTTCATTTAATTGCCAGAGTGAACTCAACTTATTTTTGAGGTTTGtataagatttttttttcctAGGAGTTTGATTATTATGGCTTGGTTCCAAGGGCGGTAGAACCTAAGTTTATCATTTGTGGATATAGGTATGAAGAAAGGGTGTTGGGATGGGttgttattttcatcatctagTGAGAGTTTTCTCAAAAAGTCTGAATGAGTGAGGGGGtcgattgggggggggggggaggggggaggatgAGGTTGTGGTAGAGTGTCTCGATAAATAACCTTAGTAGTGGTATTTTTGCATGGCTGATTATTGGTTTCCATAAGTTTCGATCCTTGGGTTTTTCTGTGCTTCGTTGGAGTTGGTCAGCTTCTTGTTCAGTTAATTCAATTTTTGATGTTTCTTTCATTGCTCCTTTCTCTTGCTTTTCAGAGATCCCCCGAGAACTTTAACAAGTCTATGTTGTTAATGTTGGAAGACCTCTCTCTCAAGAATGATTATCCATGCTAGTCTCCCTGTGTTTTGGATTTGCCATTTGCCAACGAACGAATTTGCAAAATATCGAAATTTTAAAGTGCTTCAAATTTTGCTAGAAGGTAAGTCATCCATGATGTAACACTTGATCTAACCTTATTGATAGATAGATTGAGATGCATCAACTGGTTAAgtttaatattttgacaaaataCATCTCCAACTGAGTTGGGCGGCTATCAACATAAATAGCACCAATTgggcatttttttaattttataatcgAAAAATAATCCTAGAGTTCCACTTGTGAAAGTTGAAACTTCagaagaaaatataaaatttttacGAGGAGCCCTATTAGGTGCCCCATTTAacatatacttttaaaaaaaaaaaagattaactgGCACCCAATATTTAGGTAAAAATGGATACCACTTTCTTCTCTGATACTTTTTTTGGATGTTACTTGCTGCTTCTTCTTCGCTGTTATTGTTTCTTTGCTACTTCTTCACTGCTGCTGCTTCTCtgatgttgttgctgttgttttcttcttcttcttcttcttcttcttcttcttcttcttcttcttcttcttcttcttcttaaaacTGATATTCAAACATTGAGTTGGTACTTGTAAACTGTAGTGGAGAAATCGAAAGCCACTATTATCGAACCTAGAGAAAGCTTGCTTGATGCTGACTTCGTTGAAACCTATGGAATGAACCTCTTGAGAGATAGAAGAACTTCAGATTCAATTTTGAAATTGCATTGAAGAGATAGAAGAACTTCAGATCCAATTCTAAATTTGCATTGAATAGATAGACTTTAGATTCCGATTTTGAAGTTGCATTGAAAAGATAGAAGAACTTCAAATCTGATACTGAAGTTTCATTGATGAGATATAGAAGAACTACAGATCAGATTCTGAAATCCTAAATTTGTaactttaaatataaattctaaaGTGATCATATTCGATTCAAAAGTGTATTTTAGAGTGCgtaattttataatattttgtaCAATACGGGTATGACTTTAATGGTACCCTCAAAATCGGGTATATCTGTACTTTTTTCggcaaaaagaaaaaagttcagccATAAGTGCCTGAAGTTCAATCTCTCAACTTCAGATTATATGTTTACAACTTCAGACCTCTATGTTTGAAGTTATATTGAATTTGGTaaacttgcaattttttttaattacggGTATGATTTCAATGGTGACATTAAATCGAGCATATGTGCACCTTTTTTTCTTGGGTATATATGCACTTCCCCCGTTATTTATGATTTAATTTGGGAAATTACCAGTTATGTCAGCCCATAAGTAAGTTAGTACAAAAATcagtcaattcataaaatattatcaatattagccaattagctatttgtagccaaaAGATATCAAatatttgctttcttttgaggGGGTGTTGTTGGAATAGATTGGATAAATCATAAGGagtttaaatctcaattttgggatgatttggtagaGCTTTGAGGTAGTTTAAACTCAAAATTTGAAATAGAAAATaagatgatatgtgtatcacagtGTGTAttatttgtgtatcacatatgtatcatatttgtatcacttgtgtatcacatgtatatccatgcaTATTTGTGTGTGAGACACATGTGTGATACATATTTGATATATGTGTTGCAGaatattttttgaactcgattttaactgcaaattttgataccaaatcacctccaatatatatatgtatttgcaTTTCATCAGCTTGTTTGCTACCTTACCCATAAAATTTTCTTCCCgacttgcatctaatgttgctgaCCGCACATATAAATATAGAAGGAGATTTTGTGTGTGAATCTTGGAGAGAAAGAATctttatttatttggtttttcaatttttgtatgtGATTAGCTAGTTCtgataaatatataattagtgGCTAGAGATTGGTAAGTTATAATTTATTCGGGGCATTTCCGTAAGATTCCTCATTTCACCTCAATGATAATGCAAGAGAGTTTTATCagaaaaatgacattaaatagcCACTGTAAaaataataaccgaaaaaatatataaaatttgtatattatttgtatatatatacattatgtatgttatatacaaaaattatataaattttatatacttttttgatttttaaatataaatagtttctggcacgggctaaaagtgataataccgcTAACTTTATCGAGCAGAAGCCTGCCATCATTCATTTCACCACGATGATAAAGACCAATTTGTAAACCACACATGAAAAAGGGCCTTTATACCCAATCGAAAATTTGGCGGCATCTTCCTTTGGACGACGTCGTTCATTTGTCGTCAACCGTCGTATTCAGCTCAAACAATCGTTGGCAGAAAATCATCTTCCTTCCTCCTATGTTATCTGCTAAGAGATAACGTTAACACTGCTCAAAGTCAAAGAATGGCAACTACCATTTTCAATACATCATTGTTCCTTGTGCATTTTAACAGTTGGAGAAAATTAAGTTCAAGAATGATGGAGTCTGATGTTTTTGGCAAACGAAGAAGGTTCATTTCTGCAAAATATAAAGCTGATGATTTTGAAAGTGGAAAGAAGCTTTATCTTGGTTTGGATTTTGGAACATCTGGAGCTCGGTATGCTCTTATTGACAATGAAGGGAGCATTCATGCTGAAGGGAAGAGAGAGTACCCCCTCTATATGGTAAGCTTAATTATTCACAAGAATTGAGACGATCTAGGATTTATGGACATGTGCGCAAATTTAGCGTAAAACATATAGTAGGAGTAGTAAATGATTGTTTTGAGCTGAAACATGCCTGATGTTCCAAAACTTGTTTTATTTACTAGAAAGAAGGAGGAAAAAATGGATTGGATACAATCATGGAAAGACACACTCTTTTTACTCCTTGATGATGTCCCAACCAGTCTTCGCCCAGTTGTTGCGTCCATTGCAATTGACGGGACCTCTGCAACAACTATCATCATGGACAGGTCGGTACTTGGAACATTTTCTACTTTCCTTGTCTTCATCTAACTACCATTTCTAGCCTGACTAATATACAGTATATGATTTTCCTACAGCACGAGCGGAAGGCCATTGTCTAGACCGTTCCTATACAATGACAGCTGTCCTGATGCTTTGCCCTTGGTGAAGTCTATTGCTCCTGCAAAACACACGGTCTGCTCTGGATCTTCTACTCTTTGCAAGCTTGTCTCGTGGTGGAACTCTTATGATTCGAGCAAGGAATCTGCCGTATTATTACATCAAGCAGATTGGTTACTGTGGCTACTTCATGGCAAGCTGGGGGTGTCCGACTATAATAATGCTTTGAAGGTAACTGTTATAAACACAAAAAGAGATCTGCTTATGATGCCTGTTTAATTTCCATGTGTTTACCAATGTACCTCAGCTTCCACTTGTATATTACAGATTGGGTATGATCCTGAAACGGATTCCTATCCATCTTGGCTTCTATCACAGCCATATTCTCATGTTTTACCTTCTGTTCAAGCTCCTGGTACTAAAATTGGGTGTATAAAGGAGGACATAAGAACTCAATTTGGTATGTTTAATTTCCTTCAACTTCCCGTTCAGCAGTAGATTAAAGCTAGTTACATTATCATTGACTGAAATGCTTCTTGTTTTTTACTTCGAGTTTTTGGCTGTGCTATCATTCTCAGTAAACAACTATTAGTGCAGTGTGGACGAAATTGTATTTGCATTTGACTTGTACAATATTTGGTCCGTTATTTTTTATTTGGGTTGCAAGAAATAAACATATATAGGCAAGTGAGGGTAGAGGAAATGTGAAGATCAATTGATCTTCTTTACGTGGGAGCGGACTTTGTCTCACTTTGCATATGATAATCAGGGAAGCTGCATATCATGTGAACTCGGATTATTATTGAGTTACAGtgccttttgttttgtttctgaAGTTGTACCACATATTTGCTAATTCATACTCTGTGGAGTTTCTTTTATTAATTTTGGAAATATTTCATTCTATGTTATTAAGTTCTTTGAGTTGCTGTAGGATTGGATCGTCTTTCTAGTTTAAAAGACAAAATGGAGAGAAAAGAACTTTGCTAATACTTTCTTCCCTTATTTCTTTGAATTGGGTAACTTATATTTTGAAGCTCCACAAACATGGTGGCTTTGGGGATCAGGGACTGCTATTGATGTAATCCTTCATTTTATCAGGTTATCCAAAGGATTGTGTTATCTGTACCGGAACCACAGACAGTATAGCAGCATTTCTAGCGGCACGCGCTACTCAACCCGGGAAAGCTGTATGTTTTGCATGCTTATTTCTGTTGGTTTAATATATATAATGAGAAAGGTGCTGCTGCTAGTTCTAGCAGATACTTTGTGCACTTCAGATATAGTCGGATAAAACTAGCATAGTTGATATATATAATAGTTTTATCATCCAGTCGACCAAGTATTCTTTTGGTGTGGGTTACTCGTAAACTCTTCTGACTATATGTATAAGGAATCTTTATCACTTCATTGTGTACTATATTTATTATGCTAACAGTTTTTTTTGACAAGTAAGAGTAATTAATTAGCTCTGTTCTCCATTCTAATAAGTTAATTTAGTCTAGTTAATCACATTCTTGTGCTTGTGCTCAGGTAACATCTTTGGGTTCAACACTTGCCATAAAACTACTTAGCACTATAAGGGTAGAAGATGCTCGATTTGGAGTATATAGCCACCGTCTTGATGATAAATGGCTGGTTGGAGGTGCTTCTAATACAGGGGGAGCAGTTCTTAGGCAATTGTTCACAGATGAGCAGTTGGCAAAACTAAGCGAGCAGATAAATCCCCGTGAAGCTTCTCCTCTTGATTACTATCCCCTTCAAGCAGTTGGTGAAAGATTCCCTGTGGCTGATCCAAATATGGAGCCAAGGTAGTTAACTATGTTTATTCTTCTAGCTAAAAAGTGATAATGCCATTGTTGAAACTGAATTAAAATCCGACTTGGTAAGTTGGTGGTAATTATGAAGTTACACTCTGACTGCCTTAACTTTCGTGCTTTTTGAAGTGTCATATTTAGAGTACTTGATCCACTAAGGAGTTGGCTGTGCGAACGATCCAATAAACTTGGAAGTCTTGAAATAGAATCCTGATTTTCCACAACCCCATAGCATCCAGGCATTCCAAGCTATTGATGTTTTTTTTATAGATGAAGCCGAGCTAAGATCAACCGTGGTAATTCTTCACCTGATACTGGATCCACATCCAGATAAGGTTGCTGATGTGAGAAATGTTAATGACTGGCCATTTAGTTTAATGTTTTGTGAAAATAGCAATAATCAGTATAAACTTCAAAGCTCTCTTTTTCATTACTAAATAAATGCTGTGAAACACACACTTAGTTGAGTTTAGAGATGGAAATAAGTTGCTAATAGGTTTTGAACTTCACATTAGCTTTTAAAGAATGGTACTCAATATAACTGGAATTAGATGATTCGATGGTATCATGGCTGTTCTGCAGTGTTCTGTTATCTACGCAGAAAAGTAAATCTGATTCTCTCAACCATTTGATGGTGGGTCATGAGTGCATAAGAATGTTGCCTAAAGTTCATTTACTTGATGACTTCAGTAATAGGAATGACAATGATATCTATTGAGACTTCTGTAGTCATTAAAAGTTGCAGCTATAAACTTGCAGTTTTATGCAAATATTACAAACTAGAAAGGATTTATTTAACCATTTAGGCGTGTTAGAAAGCAATGTTAAGACAATCTGTAAAGCACGTCTACACACAATCCGTTGCTCACTAACCATTTTACTTGCAGGCTACATCCACGTCCAAAAAATGATGTTGAATATTTACATGGTATTCTTGAATCAATTGCTTGCATTGAGGTAAGTTTGGTGGCCCGTACCTGTTTCTATTTCACACTATGAAATAGGTACTGATGTTTTGACATTTAGGCAAAGGGGTATAAGTTGCTGAAAGATCTAGGGGCCACTCCCGTCGAAGAAGTGATCACTTCTGGAGGAGGCTCAAAGAATGAAAAATGGATCAAGATACGAGAGAGAGTACTCGGTTTGCCTGTGTGCAGAGCAGATCAGACTGAAGCTGCCTATGGAGCTGCATTGTTGGCAATGAAAGGCTCTTCCTAAAATAGAGCATCTGACTGGAAAATGTAAcatatttatttcctttttaagaCATATGACAGGAAAACAATACACAATAAACTGGAATGCCTGTTCCGAATTCATCTGTATCATGTTTTAGATTTTGTCAATACATTTCTAGAGATTTTGGACAATGAACCATGATAATTATAGGCCGAATACATAGATGGTTCCTTAAAGTTAACAACTTTTTCATTTAGGTACCTCAACTGATGCATGCCTATCAAATACAAAAGACTTATCGGTTAAAATTATGTAGTCCCTATATATCACACACGTTGGCATGGCAAGATTTAACCAATGAGAAAAAGCCACATCGCTTCTGACTTAAGTTAattaaaaaaaccattttaacaaaaagaaaaagggaaattttgGTTAAAAAACGAAAGCCCCTCGCCGGCCGTTGACGGCTTTTCGTTCATCTTGTTAGGTTTATGTCTTGATATTTTAAAGATGACAAGTTAAATGTCAAAGTGAAATACTATTTAATTTGCTAAATATGTAGGGAAACACTCaaatggaaaagaagaaaatcaagGTGGCGGCAGCTTATTTCCAAGATCTCAAGTAAGATAGCTTGACATGGAGAGTAGCGGAAAATCAGTATGGCATAAGGGCAAGCAAGAAAGgaaatgtaacgatccgatcggtc
This DNA window, taken from Nicotiana tabacum cultivar K326 chromosome 4, ASM71507v2, whole genome shotgun sequence, encodes the following:
- the LOC107807835 gene encoding D-ribulose kinase isoform X1; the protein is MATTIFNTSLFLVHFNSWRKLSSRMMESDVFGKRRRFISAKYKADDFESGKKLYLGLDFGTSGARYALIDNEGSIHAEGKREYPLYMKEEKMDWIQSWKDTLFLLLDDVPTSLRPVVASIAIDGTSATTIIMDSTSGRPLSRPFLYNDSCPDALPLVKSIAPAKHTVCSGSSTLCKLVSWWNSYDSSKESAVLLHQADWLLWLLHGKLGVSDYNNALKIGYDPETDSYPSWLLSQPYSHVLPSVQAPGTKIGCIKEDIRTQFGYPKDCVICTGTTDSIAAFLAARATQPGKAVTSLGSTLAIKLLSTIRVEDARFGVYSHRLDDKWLVGGASNTGGAVLRQLFTDEQLAKLSEQINPREASPLDYYPLQAVGERFPVADPNMEPRLHPRPKNDVEYLHGILESIACIEAKGYKLLKDLGATPVEEVITSGGGSKNEKWIKIRERVLGLPVCRADQTEAAYGAALLAMKGSS
- the LOC107807835 gene encoding D-ribulose kinase isoform X2, translated to MDWIQSWKDTLFLLLDDVPTSLRPVVASIAIDGTSATTIIMDSTSGRPLSRPFLYNDSCPDALPLVKSIAPAKHTVCSGSSTLCKLVSWWNSYDSSKESAVLLHQADWLLWLLHGKLGVSDYNNALKIGYDPETDSYPSWLLSQPYSHVLPSVQAPGTKIGCIKEDIRTQFGYPKDCVICTGTTDSIAAFLAARATQPGKAVTSLGSTLAIKLLSTIRVEDARFGVYSHRLDDKWLVGGASNTGGAVLRQLFTDEQLAKLSEQINPREASPLDYYPLQAVGERFPVADPNMEPRLHPRPKNDVEYLHGILESIACIEAKGYKLLKDLGATPVEEVITSGGGSKNEKWIKIRERVLGLPVCRADQTEAAYGAALLAMKGSS